From one Mycobacteriales bacterium genomic stretch:
- a CDS encoding NAD-dependent epimerase/dehydratase family protein, with amino-acid sequence MSSGVVLVTGVSRRIGALLAARLSDDESIERVIGVDVEPPKTDLGRTEFVRADIRNPIIAKVIAQAKVDTVAHLSVIATPFGAGGRAAMKEINVIGTMQLLAACQKAPSVRKLVVKSTTAVYGSSSRDPALFTEEMEPRALPRSGYAKDSVEVEGYVRGFGRRRPDVDVTLLRFANFIGPRIDTPLTRYFSLPVVPTVFGFDPRLQLLHEDDGMQVLHRSVVEDHRGTFNVAADGVLLLSQAIRRAGRTSVQFPNAAVSVVGSAFRHTGLVDFSPEQLQFLLFGRGVDTRRLVEDFGYLARYTTVEAFDDFVAGSGLRPVIDPARVEAAGELVRDVVGRLGVAVGV; translated from the coding sequence GTGAGCTCAGGCGTGGTCCTGGTGACCGGTGTCTCGCGCCGGATCGGCGCCCTGCTCGCTGCCCGGCTGTCCGACGACGAGTCGATCGAGCGCGTCATCGGGGTGGACGTCGAGCCCCCGAAGACCGATCTCGGGCGCACGGAGTTCGTCCGAGCCGACATCCGGAACCCGATCATCGCGAAGGTGATCGCGCAGGCGAAGGTCGACACGGTTGCGCACCTCAGCGTGATCGCGACGCCGTTCGGAGCCGGCGGCCGGGCGGCCATGAAGGAGATCAACGTCATCGGCACGATGCAGCTTCTGGCCGCGTGCCAGAAGGCGCCGAGCGTGCGGAAGCTGGTCGTGAAGTCGACCACCGCCGTCTACGGGTCGTCGTCGCGAGACCCTGCGCTGTTCACCGAGGAGATGGAGCCGCGGGCGCTCCCGCGGTCGGGCTACGCCAAGGACTCGGTCGAGGTCGAGGGATACGTCCGCGGGTTCGGCCGCCGGCGTCCGGACGTCGATGTCACGCTGCTTCGGTTCGCGAACTTCATCGGCCCGCGGATCGACACCCCGCTCACCCGCTACTTCTCGCTGCCCGTGGTTCCGACGGTGTTCGGGTTCGACCCGCGGCTGCAGCTGCTGCACGAGGACGACGGGATGCAGGTCCTGCACCGCTCCGTGGTCGAGGACCATCGGGGCACCTTCAACGTCGCGGCGGACGGTGTGCTGCTTCTGTCGCAGGCCATCCGGCGCGCCGGTCGGACGTCGGTGCAGTTCCCGAACGCCGCGGTCAGCGTGGTCGGGTCGGCGTTCCGGCATACCGGGCTGGTGGACTTCTCGCCGGAGCAGCTGCAGTTCCTGCTCTTCGGTCGCGGGGTCGACACCAGGCGCTTGGTCGAGGACTTCGGCTATCTCGCGCGCTACACCACCGTCGAGGCGTTCGACGACTTCGTCGCGGGAAGCGGCCTGCGGCCGGTGATCGACCCGGCGCGGGTCGAGGCGGCCGGCGAGCTCGTCCGCGATGTCGTAGGGCGGCTGGGGGTGGCCGTCGGTGTCTGA
- a CDS encoding helix-turn-helix domain-containing protein, which translates to MAADAGIPGNGAGAVTSPAHPEAERLGELRFLTVAEVATLMRVSKMTVYRLVNAATLPAVRVGRSVRVPEQAVHDYLQHSFVEAG; encoded by the coding sequence ATGGCTGCGGACGCTGGCATCCCCGGGAATGGTGCCGGGGCGGTGACGAGTCCCGCCCACCCGGAGGCCGAGCGGCTCGGCGAGCTGCGGTTTCTGACCGTCGCCGAGGTCGCGACCCTGATGCGGGTCTCCAAGATGACCGTCTACCGGCTGGTGAACGCCGCGACGCTGCCCGCCGTGCGCGTGGGTCGATCGGTCCGGGTGCCTGAGCAGGCGGTGCACGACTACCTGCAGCACTCGTTCGTCGAAGCCGGCTGA
- a CDS encoding lysophospholipid acyltransferase family protein, giving the protein MSDARVIRLDSGDGPPARRRRARAEAPAPAPAPVPELDEEPSAEPGDWERRAAGALAFLRRRITGDYEIDDFGFDADLTEHVLMPLLRPIYEKYFRVEVQGMDNVPVMGGALIVANHSGTIPVDSAMTQLALLDHHPAHRHLRMLAADLVFTLPVVAPAARKSGATLACNEDAERLLGAGELVGVWPEGFKGIGKPFSERYKLQRFGRGGFVSAALRAGVPIIPCSIVGAEEIYPIIGNVPTLARALGLPYIPITPLFPLLGPLGLLPLPSKWIIEFGEPIETDQIGAAGADDPMLVFNLTDQVREVIQQTLYKLLLARRSVFF; this is encoded by the coding sequence GTGTCTGACGCTCGCGTGATCCGGCTGGACTCGGGCGACGGCCCACCCGCCAGGCGCCGCCGCGCCCGCGCGGAAGCGCCCGCACCCGCGCCGGCTCCGGTGCCGGAGCTCGACGAGGAACCGTCGGCGGAGCCGGGTGACTGGGAGCGGCGGGCGGCCGGCGCTCTCGCCTTCCTGCGCCGCCGGATCACCGGCGACTACGAGATCGACGACTTCGGCTTCGACGCCGATCTCACCGAGCACGTGCTCATGCCGTTGCTGCGGCCGATCTATGAGAAGTACTTCCGGGTCGAGGTCCAGGGCATGGACAACGTTCCCGTGATGGGCGGCGCGCTCATCGTCGCCAACCACTCGGGCACCATTCCGGTCGACTCGGCGATGACCCAGCTCGCGCTGCTCGACCACCATCCGGCGCATCGCCACCTGCGCATGCTCGCCGCCGACCTCGTCTTCACCCTTCCGGTCGTGGCACCGGCGGCGCGCAAGTCGGGTGCGACGCTGGCGTGCAACGAGGACGCCGAGCGGCTGCTCGGTGCGGGTGAGCTGGTCGGTGTCTGGCCGGAGGGGTTCAAGGGGATCGGCAAGCCGTTCAGCGAGCGCTACAAGCTGCAGCGCTTCGGCCGCGGCGGGTTCGTCTCGGCGGCGCTGCGGGCCGGCGTACCGATCATTCCGTGCTCGATCGTGGGGGCCGAGGAGATCTACCCGATCATCGGCAACGTGCCGACCCTGGCGCGTGCGCTCGGGCTGCCGTACATCCCGATCACGCCGTTGTTCCCGTTGCTCGGGCCGCTGGGCCTGCTGCCTTTGCCGTCGAAGTGGATCATCGAGTTCGGCGAGCCGATCGAGACCGATCAGATCGGTGCCGCGGGCGCGGACGACCCGATGCTGGTGTTCAACCTCACCGACCAGGTCCGTGAGGTCATCCAGCAGACGTTGTACAAGCTCCTGCTCGCCCGACGCAGCGTCTTCTTCTAG
- a CDS encoding HAD-IB family hydrolase produces MAARSRSRRSAVEAGHASAAAAEVEASLAMPADPHAAAFFDVDNTMLQGASIYHFARGLAARDFFSWRDLAAFAWRQVAFRLRGIENLDHMEDAKQAALGFIAGHSVDEVTELAEDIYDELIADRIWSGTRALAQLHLDAGQRVWLVTAAPAELAALLARRLGLTGALGTVSEVVDGVYTGRLVGEPLHGPAKAEAVMALAAQEGLDLAQCSAYSDSANDLPMLTTVGHPVAVNPDARLRRIARENGWEVRDFRTGRKAAKVGVPAAAGAGAIAGGIAVGLAMHRKHNGAIRAPRKALKP; encoded by the coding sequence ATGGCCGCCCGGTCGCGCTCGCGGCGCAGTGCCGTCGAAGCCGGACATGCGTCCGCAGCCGCGGCAGAGGTCGAGGCCAGTCTCGCGATGCCCGCGGATCCGCACGCGGCGGCGTTCTTCGACGTCGACAACACGATGCTGCAAGGCGCATCGATCTACCACTTCGCCCGCGGGCTCGCGGCTCGGGACTTCTTCTCGTGGCGGGACCTGGCCGCGTTCGCATGGCGGCAGGTCGCCTTCCGGCTGCGCGGCATCGAGAACCTCGACCACATGGAGGACGCCAAACAGGCCGCGCTCGGCTTCATCGCCGGGCACTCGGTCGACGAAGTCACGGAGCTGGCCGAGGACATCTACGACGAGCTGATCGCCGACCGGATCTGGTCCGGCACGCGGGCCCTGGCGCAGCTCCATCTCGACGCCGGCCAGCGGGTCTGGCTGGTCACTGCCGCGCCTGCGGAGCTCGCCGCACTGCTGGCCCGCCGGCTCGGCCTGACCGGAGCGCTCGGCACGGTGTCCGAGGTGGTGGACGGCGTCTACACCGGGCGTCTGGTCGGCGAGCCGCTGCACGGACCGGCAAAAGCCGAGGCCGTGATGGCGCTCGCGGCACAGGAAGGACTGGACCTCGCGCAGTGTTCGGCGTACTCCGACTCCGCCAACGACCTCCCGATGCTGACCACGGTCGGACATCCGGTCGCGGTCAACCCGGACGCGCGGCTACGACGGATCGCGCGGGAAAACGGCTGGGAGGTGCGCGACTTCCGCACCGGACGCAAGGCGGCGAAGGTCGGCGTACCGGCTGCTGCCGGGGCGGGCGCGATCGCCGGCGGCATCGCCGTGGGACTCGCCATGCACCGCAAGCACAACGGCGCGATCAGGGCGCCGCGCAAGGCCCTGAAGCCTTAA
- a CDS encoding SAM-dependent chlorinase/fluorinase, with protein MSSSKQRRYDWVTFTSDYGLDDVFVGVCRGVVASIAPHVRVLDVCHQVTPQDVAQGANSLASAIPYLPLAVHLALVDPMHGATARGVVVETGDGSLLVGPDNGILSLAWEQRGGAKQAVEISNPALCLETIHRTFRGRDIFAPVAAHLANGTELGEIGAAVSTDELVTLPVRGVVVDDDHVHGEVSLVDHFGNVSLNVCRSDLEAAGMTFGDTVEVRCNGRTLDVPFNATYGDVARGRLTLCEDSFRSIMLAVNAGHASRELRVGRGEPVVIARLPQQSARPGSLN; from the coding sequence GTGTCCTCGTCGAAGCAACGGCGCTACGACTGGGTGACCTTCACTTCCGACTACGGCCTGGACGACGTGTTCGTCGGGGTCTGCCGCGGGGTCGTCGCCTCCATCGCGCCGCACGTGCGGGTTCTCGATGTCTGCCACCAGGTGACGCCGCAGGATGTCGCCCAGGGCGCCAACAGCCTGGCCTCCGCGATCCCCTACCTTCCGCTCGCCGTCCATCTCGCGCTGGTCGACCCGATGCACGGGGCGACCGCCCGCGGGGTGGTCGTCGAGACCGGCGACGGCTCGCTGCTGGTGGGACCGGACAACGGGATCCTCTCCCTCGCCTGGGAGCAGCGTGGCGGCGCCAAGCAGGCCGTGGAGATCTCGAACCCGGCACTGTGTCTCGAGACCATCCACCGGACCTTCCGCGGTCGGGACATCTTCGCCCCCGTGGCCGCCCACCTCGCCAACGGCACCGAGCTGGGCGAGATCGGTGCGGCGGTCTCCACCGACGAGCTGGTCACGCTGCCGGTGCGCGGGGTCGTCGTCGACGACGACCACGTCCACGGCGAGGTCAGCCTGGTCGACCACTTCGGCAACGTCTCGCTCAACGTCTGCCGCTCCGATCTCGAGGCGGCCGGCATGACCTTCGGCGACACCGTCGAGGTGCGCTGCAACGGCCGTACGTTGGACGTGCCGTTCAACGCGACGTACGGCGACGTCGCCCGCGGCCGGCTCACCCTGTGTGAGGACTCGTTCCGCTCGATCATGCTGGCGGTCAACGCCGGCCACGCGAGCCGCGAGCTGCGCGTGGGCCGCGGCGAGCCGGTTGTCATCGCCCGGCTGCCGCAGCAGTCAGCCCGGCCGGGCTCGCTCAACTGA
- a CDS encoding AURKAIP1/COX24 domain-containing protein, which translates to MGSVIKKRRKRMAKKKHRKLLKKTRVQRRNKK; encoded by the coding sequence GTGGGTTCGGTCATCAAGAAGCGTCGCAAGCGCATGGCGAAGAAAAAGCATCGCAAGCTGCTGAAGAAGACGCGCGTGCAGCGACGCAACAAGAAGTAA